Proteins from a single region of Sphaerochaeta globosa str. Buddy:
- a CDS encoding extracellular solute-binding protein, producing MLNTKRLLLTLATLLLCLTAVVAAGQKESVVAEIPTLTLATADNTYGLSTDPELQGAITALIESKTGTKINPIIPPLASYTDKLATLVNSGDIPDLFVVAQAMTKIPTMVAREQILDLTDYIKNSPALSKLDPNLFKDLQIDGKTYFVPYNYPKSKAIFIRKDLMEQYGVKLSNTPTAEEFRTEMAKFVGKGIIPFNFPKWVDNFQFFYNSFGAWGGVYLNDGAFVDGFQTQQMKNALAYLRQLYADGVLNQEFITTENSGMREKTYTGQAASSIDYVTNYINYVQNTTAAKKYTEMHLIYKIVGPEGYGGSLNEATQTAFVVSAKTKNPDAAVKVLETIVTDSEVYPAFFGIGLEGMHYTLDANKAIVPSAKAANSGYKYTLNYLSDSFIDIDINNLAFALTPALQQGLPKQIEHIKAMSANLGPNHAADVPVGVSVAYDRVAPSIKSTRESIATKIIVGTVSLEQGMAEYENFWKSINGPKILEELNAAR from the coding sequence ATGCTGAACACCAAGCGTTTACTGCTTACCCTTGCAACCCTGCTACTGTGTCTGACTGCCGTTGTGGCTGCAGGACAGAAAGAGAGTGTCGTTGCTGAAATCCCGACCCTTACGCTCGCTACTGCCGACAACACCTACGGTCTGAGTACCGACCCGGAACTTCAGGGAGCCATTACCGCCCTGATCGAATCGAAGACCGGGACGAAAATCAATCCCATCATCCCCCCGCTTGCTTCCTACACCGACAAGCTTGCCACCCTGGTAAACAGCGGCGACATCCCTGACTTGTTCGTCGTAGCCCAGGCAATGACCAAGATTCCGACCATGGTAGCCCGTGAGCAGATTCTTGATTTGACCGACTACATCAAGAACAGTCCCGCCCTTTCCAAGCTCGATCCCAACCTGTTCAAGGACCTGCAGATCGACGGCAAGACTTACTTTGTTCCCTACAACTACCCCAAGAGCAAGGCCATCTTCATCCGTAAGGACCTGATGGAACAGTATGGTGTCAAGCTTTCCAATACCCCGACCGCCGAAGAGTTCCGCACCGAGATGGCAAAATTCGTCGGCAAGGGTATCATTCCCTTCAACTTCCCCAAGTGGGTCGACAACTTCCAGTTCTTCTACAACTCCTTCGGAGCATGGGGCGGTGTCTACCTGAACGACGGAGCTTTTGTTGATGGGTTCCAGACCCAGCAGATGAAGAACGCCCTCGCATACCTGCGCCAGCTGTACGCCGATGGTGTGTTGAACCAGGAGTTCATCACCACCGAGAACAGCGGCATGCGTGAGAAGACCTATACCGGTCAGGCTGCTTCTTCCATTGACTATGTAACCAACTATATCAACTACGTACAGAACACCACTGCGGCGAAAAAGTACACCGAGATGCACTTGATCTACAAAATCGTAGGTCCCGAGGGCTATGGCGGAAGCCTCAACGAAGCCACCCAGACCGCCTTCGTTGTCTCTGCCAAAACCAAGAACCCCGATGCGGCGGTGAAGGTGCTGGAAACTATCGTCACCGACAGCGAAGTCTACCCCGCATTCTTCGGTATCGGGCTTGAGGGCATGCACTATACCTTGGATGCAAACAAGGCTATCGTGCCCAGCGCCAAGGCAGCCAACAGCGGATACAAGTATACGCTCAACTACCTCAGCGACTCGTTCATCGACATCGACATCAACAACCTGGCCTTTGCGCTCACCCCGGCATTGCAGCAGGGTCTGCCCAAGCAGATCGAGCACATCAAGGCTATGTCGGCCAACCTCGGCCCGAACCATGCCGCCGATGTCCCCGTTGGTGTTTCGGTAGCCTACGACCGCGTTGCTCCCTCGATCAAGAGCACCCGTGAATCCATCGCCACCAAGATCATCGTCGGGACTGTTTCCCTCGAGCAGGGTATGGCCGAGTACGAGAACTTCTGGAAATCGATCAACGGACCGAAGATTCTTGAGGAACTGAACGCAGCTCGCTAA
- a CDS encoding AraC family transcriptional regulator yields MYVRITSSGRFYYKEGEGKSEHHHLDDYQIQLVYAGTARNYFDGQSYDLQSGDIVFCRKGRYHAFSATSKEGAKMLEVKFTSADESVEEVLGGIDTKFRDRENQLYMLLSRIVLEGQRKPLHYRSMSSALLMECLLSMNRLCLEHSLPIYESNPIHQLRRSSLATKSEVLDSVDAYIASHIGASFSLAQMAGECGYNQDYLYRVIKKQTGLSAIKYINLVKFERSLSLIQNTELSLSEIGYNLGFENLQYFSRFFKQHGGIAPSEYIEKVRYTTRTDY; encoded by the coding sequence ATGTATGTGCGCATTACCTCATCGGGAAGGTTCTATTATAAAGAAGGGGAAGGCAAGAGCGAGCACCACCATCTGGACGACTACCAGATCCAACTCGTCTATGCCGGGACTGCGCGCAACTACTTCGACGGCCAGAGCTATGACCTGCAAAGCGGGGACATAGTCTTCTGCAGGAAAGGCCGCTACCACGCCTTCAGTGCAACCAGCAAGGAAGGGGCGAAAATGCTCGAAGTGAAGTTTACCTCGGCTGATGAGAGTGTTGAGGAAGTACTGGGGGGCATAGACACGAAGTTTCGTGACCGGGAGAACCAGCTGTATATGCTGCTCTCCCGCATTGTGCTGGAAGGTCAACGTAAACCCTTGCACTATCGCTCTATGTCCTCAGCCCTTTTAATGGAGTGCCTGCTCTCCATGAACCGCCTTTGCCTTGAACACTCCCTGCCCATCTATGAATCGAATCCGATCCACCAGCTGCGACGCTCCTCCCTAGCTACCAAAAGCGAAGTGCTGGACAGTGTCGATGCCTACATTGCATCCCATATCGGGGCTTCCTTCAGCCTCGCCCAAATGGCAGGCGAGTGCGGCTACAACCAGGACTACCTCTATCGCGTCATTAAGAAGCAGACCGGTCTTTCTGCCATCAAGTACATAAACCTGGTGAAGTTTGAACGCTCGCTTTCGCTGATTCAGAACACCGAGCTTTCCCTCAGCGAGATCGGGTACAACCTGGGTTTTGAGAACCTACAGTACTTCTCGCGCTTCTTCAAACAGCATGGAGGCATCGCCCCTTCGGAGTATATCGAGAAGGTGAGATACACTACTCGTACCGACTACTAA
- a CDS encoding Gfo/Idh/MocA family protein, translating to MEKKRYAQVGTGGRARMFYEAIATRYKDSSVLVAFCDMSQVRMDFSNKTLVQKCNHSPVPTYKHTDFDRMIDEQKPDVIIVTTVDRIHDQYIIRAMEKGCDVICEKPITTDSQKAQAILDAQKRSGKSIRVTFNYRYAPHHSKVRELIASGVIGDVYSVHFEWLLNTEHGADYYRRWHRNKINSGGLLVHKSTHHFDLVNFWLGTQPKTVFAFGALNFYGQAAAQKRGVEQFYYRCHNSEAAKGDPFAIDIASNPTLKGLYLDAEEESGYIRDRSVFSDDISIEDTMAVLVKYKSGALLSYSLNSYLPWEGFNVAINGSKGRLEYTALEKPYINAGGKQCDEGATVFHKVRVCPLLDSPYEVEVQTKEGGHGGGDPTMLDDIFLDNPPFDPLKRSADHTDGLRSILTGIAANQSIASGQPVDVDTLLHW from the coding sequence ATGGAAAAAAAGCGATATGCCCAAGTCGGGACCGGAGGACGGGCCCGTATGTTCTATGAAGCGATCGCCACACGGTATAAGGACAGCAGTGTTTTGGTGGCCTTTTGTGATATGAGCCAGGTACGGATGGACTTTTCCAATAAAACGTTGGTACAAAAGTGCAACCACAGCCCGGTTCCCACCTACAAACATACGGATTTCGACCGTATGATCGACGAGCAGAAGCCCGATGTAATCATTGTCACCACCGTCGACAGAATCCACGACCAATACATCATCCGTGCCATGGAAAAAGGCTGTGATGTAATTTGCGAGAAACCCATCACCACCGACAGCCAGAAAGCCCAAGCAATTCTGGATGCCCAGAAGCGCTCTGGGAAATCCATCCGGGTTACGTTCAACTATCGCTATGCACCCCACCATTCCAAGGTCCGCGAGCTCATCGCCAGCGGTGTTATCGGGGATGTATACTCGGTGCATTTCGAGTGGCTGCTCAATACCGAGCATGGAGCCGACTACTACCGCCGCTGGCACCGCAACAAAATCAACAGCGGAGGGTTGTTGGTCCATAAGTCAACCCATCACTTCGATCTGGTCAACTTCTGGTTGGGCACCCAGCCCAAAACCGTGTTTGCCTTCGGGGCGTTGAACTTCTATGGCCAGGCTGCCGCCCAGAAGCGGGGTGTTGAACAGTTCTATTATCGCTGCCACAACAGCGAAGCTGCCAAGGGCGACCCGTTTGCCATCGATATTGCAAGCAATCCCACCCTCAAAGGCCTCTATCTCGATGCAGAAGAGGAGAGCGGCTACATCCGTGACCGTTCAGTCTTCTCCGATGACATCAGCATCGAGGACACCATGGCCGTACTGGTTAAGTATAAAAGCGGGGCATTGCTTTCCTACTCGCTGAACTCCTACCTGCCCTGGGAAGGGTTCAATGTGGCGATAAACGGCAGCAAAGGCCGCCTTGAGTATACGGCCCTCGAAAAGCCGTATATCAATGCAGGGGGCAAGCAGTGTGATGAGGGAGCCACCGTGTTCCACAAGGTGCGGGTCTGTCCTCTTCTCGATTCTCCCTATGAAGTTGAAGTCCAGACCAAGGAAGGCGGCCATGGCGGGGGCGACCCGACCATGCTCGACGACATTTTCCTGGACAACCCTCCCTTCGATCCGCTGAAGCGCAGTGCAGACCACACCGATGGACTGCGCTCGATTCTCACCGGCATTGCAGCCAATCAGAGTATTGCCAGCGGCCAGCCCGTTGATGTTGACACCCTCCTTCACTGGTAG
- a CDS encoding type IV toxin-antitoxin system AbiEi family antitoxin domain-containing protein: MLKTRDYVMYELRSYASPKSKLTQMIKKGEIIQIVRTVYADSLSDPKLAAASMIHSPCYISFETALAYHQMIPERVFEVKSAGFQLKKEKRFDTPFGRYSFLYIPEAVFPWAVEPAIEQGHGFRLATKEKALLDTLYKIRSVTSRNALQALLFDDLRLEEETIMQMDWHVIQSLVPLYRSTTLKTLVRWRDAQ; encoded by the coding sequence ATGCTTAAAACTCGTGACTATGTCATGTACGAGCTACGCTCATATGCCTCCCCAAAGTCCAAGCTTACGCAGATGATCAAGAAAGGCGAGATCATTCAGATAGTCCGTACTGTGTATGCCGACTCGCTTTCAGACCCAAAGCTCGCAGCAGCTTCCATGATTCATAGCCCCTGCTACATCTCATTCGAGACGGCACTGGCATATCACCAGATGATACCCGAGCGCGTGTTTGAAGTAAAAAGCGCAGGGTTTCAACTGAAGAAGGAGAAGCGCTTCGATACACCCTTCGGCCGTTACAGTTTTTTGTATATTCCTGAAGCAGTGTTTCCTTGGGCTGTTGAACCAGCAATTGAGCAAGGCCATGGATTTCGCCTCGCTACCAAGGAGAAAGCATTGCTCGACACACTCTATAAGATCAGGTCTGTTACAAGCAGGAACGCTCTACAGGCCCTGTTGTTCGATGACCTTCGATTGGAAGAAGAAACCATCATGCAAATGGATTGGCACGTCATCCAATCCTTGGTTCCCTTGTATCGCAGTACAACGCTGAAGACACTGGTTCGATGGAGGGATGCACAATGA
- a CDS encoding sialate O-acetylesterase gives MSALSVTTIFSNGMVLQRGKSIPVFGTCQTDELITITFDGSSYTCIPKQGKWKRYLPPHAEGGPLKLEIVQGDSTLTIEDVLVGDVWLVGGQSNMEFFVRFEKHYEETFALRNNPLIRMYTCPRIAYEGHTNLVYGSDYGYWFKPDDKALETFSSLGFWYATMLQESLSVPVGIVSCNWGGTSASTWVPQEALCESPLHVYLDDYAQAIQGIAREEIRKKSIDGWNFQLDPDHLVEWAKVMYGISREAQLKRMVDSKDDPIVPMGPWSKNRPGALFHTMLEPIVPYGIKGVLWYQGESDHHHASLYSALFSKLIAVWRNAWNEELPFLFVQLTSYDRWLTSNGDMYPEVRRQQEKVASQVPACWMVSCMDIGMQYDIHPKEKKELARRLFLLALDKVYNNPVLSESPEICTAHWEGNSSILSFKNCGSGLYTTDGDYSLFEILQKDRPIIIHSIEVADNQIRIQSNAEGFVKTMVNYACVPYGKVTMFNASGLPLKPFSISFA, from the coding sequence ATGAGCGCTCTGTCTGTTACTACGATTTTCAGCAATGGGATGGTTCTTCAACGTGGCAAAAGCATTCCTGTTTTTGGGACTTGCCAGACAGATGAACTGATAACGATCACCTTTGACGGGAGTAGCTATACCTGCATCCCGAAACAAGGGAAATGGAAACGATATCTGCCGCCTCATGCAGAAGGCGGACCCTTGAAGCTGGAAATTGTTCAGGGCGACAGCACCCTTACCATTGAGGATGTTCTTGTCGGCGATGTATGGCTTGTCGGGGGACAGTCGAACATGGAGTTTTTCGTTCGGTTTGAAAAACACTATGAAGAGACATTCGCCTTGAGGAACAATCCCCTGATACGCATGTATACCTGCCCAAGAATAGCCTATGAAGGCCACACGAATCTTGTGTATGGCTCGGATTACGGGTACTGGTTCAAACCCGATGACAAGGCACTTGAAACGTTCTCCTCCCTTGGTTTTTGGTATGCAACGATGCTGCAGGAATCATTGTCTGTTCCCGTTGGAATCGTATCCTGCAATTGGGGAGGGACAAGTGCCTCTACGTGGGTTCCCCAAGAAGCGCTTTGTGAGTCTCCGTTGCATGTGTATCTGGACGATTATGCCCAGGCTATACAGGGAATCGCTCGTGAGGAAATCCGCAAGAAAAGTATCGACGGCTGGAACTTCCAACTTGACCCCGATCATTTGGTTGAGTGGGCAAAAGTCATGTATGGAATCAGCAGGGAAGCCCAACTCAAGAGAATGGTTGACAGCAAGGATGATCCCATAGTTCCGATGGGACCATGGAGCAAAAACCGCCCAGGAGCCCTCTTTCATACCATGCTTGAGCCGATCGTGCCCTATGGGATCAAAGGGGTGCTCTGGTATCAGGGTGAAAGCGACCATCATCATGCATCGTTGTACTCAGCGTTGTTTTCTAAACTCATTGCTGTGTGGAGAAATGCCTGGAATGAGGAACTTCCCTTCCTGTTTGTCCAGTTGACGTCATACGATAGGTGGCTTACCTCAAACGGGGACATGTATCCTGAAGTGAGAAGACAACAGGAAAAAGTGGCCTCACAGGTCCCTGCCTGTTGGATGGTAAGCTGCATGGATATCGGCATGCAGTATGATATTCACCCGAAAGAGAAAAAAGAACTAGCACGCAGGCTGTTCCTTCTTGCATTGGACAAAGTCTATAACAATCCTGTGCTCAGCGAATCCCCTGAGATTTGTACGGCACATTGGGAAGGAAATAGTAGTATTCTGTCCTTCAAAAACTGTGGATCGGGTCTGTATACCACAGATGGAGATTACAGCCTCTTTGAGATTCTCCAAAAGGACAGACCGATAATCATTCACTCAATCGAAGTTGCAGACAACCAGATACGCATACAGTCGAACGCCGAAGGGTTTGTCAAAACCATGGTGAATTATGCTTGTGTACCGTACGGTAAAGTTACCATGTTCAATGCATCAGGCTTGCCTCTCAAGCCGTTTTCCATTTCTTTTGCGTGA
- the yedE gene encoding YedE family putative selenium transporter, whose amino-acid sequence MQEKRNLIVAGSLFGIIAVGLVVLGNPANMGFCIACFYRDLAGSLGLHAAAPVQYARPEIMGLILGSFLISSLKGEFKSRGGSSPVLRFIIAFFVMIGALVFLGCPFRMILRLAGGDLNALVGLVGFSAGIGVGAILLNKGFSLGRSYSQSRAEGSAFSMAAFVLVGIVLFLPMLLKASTSGPGSQHAPLLISLLAGLIVGSLAQRTRLCMAGGIRDLFLFKDPTLLLGSAAVLVTALMLNLTTGSFKLGFTGQPIAHTQWLWNFLGMGLVGYGSVLLGGCPLRQTILAGEGNSDSAVTVLGFLAGAAVSHNFGLASSAQGATTAGKIATLIGFAVITLIAFAVMRKQTRS is encoded by the coding sequence ATGCAGGAAAAGCGGAACCTTATCGTAGCAGGAAGTCTTTTCGGAATCATAGCAGTCGGCCTGGTTGTCTTGGGCAACCCCGCCAACATGGGCTTTTGCATCGCTTGTTTTTATCGAGACCTTGCAGGCTCACTGGGCTTGCACGCAGCGGCTCCTGTCCAATATGCCCGCCCCGAGATCATGGGCCTAATTCTTGGCTCGTTTCTGATCAGCTCCCTCAAAGGCGAGTTCAAGAGCAGGGGAGGTTCCTCTCCTGTTTTGCGTTTCATCATTGCTTTCTTTGTCATGATCGGGGCGTTGGTGTTTCTCGGCTGTCCCTTCCGTATGATTCTTCGCCTCGCCGGCGGCGATCTTAATGCGTTGGTAGGCCTCGTTGGGTTTTCAGCAGGAATCGGGGTAGGAGCGATTCTCCTGAACAAGGGCTTCAGCCTTGGACGCAGTTATTCCCAGTCCAGGGCGGAAGGTAGTGCATTCAGCATGGCGGCTTTTGTGCTTGTCGGTATTGTCCTGTTCCTGCCCATGCTTCTGAAGGCAAGCACCTCAGGACCGGGCAGCCAGCATGCCCCCCTTCTCATCTCTCTACTCGCAGGTCTTATCGTAGGCTCTCTCGCCCAGCGTACAAGGCTGTGCATGGCTGGAGGCATTCGCGACCTCTTCCTCTTCAAGGATCCTACGTTGCTGCTAGGCTCGGCCGCAGTCTTGGTAACCGCCCTCATGCTCAATTTGACCACCGGCTCCTTCAAGCTGGGCTTTACCGGCCAACCCATCGCCCATACCCAATGGCTGTGGAACTTTTTGGGCATGGGCTTGGTCGGCTACGGATCGGTACTGCTCGGTGGTTGCCCCCTGCGCCAGACCATTCTGGCAGGAGAGGGCAACAGCGATAGTGCCGTTACGGTATTGGGCTTTCTCGCAGGAGCTGCAGTAAGCCATAATTTTGGGCTTGCCTCCTCAGCCCAAGGAGCCACCACCGCAGGAAAGATTGCCACTCTCATCGGCTTTGCTGTCATAACCCTCATTGCCTTTGCCGTGATGAGAAAACAAACAAGGAGCTAA
- a CDS encoding sulfurtransferase TusA family protein, translating to MQIVDTRGLSCPQPVIETKKVIDTKETELQVLVDTIAAKENVSRYAKAAKFSVSDTKTAYGWSLELKKL from the coding sequence ATGCAGATAGTAGACACCCGCGGGCTTTCCTGCCCCCAACCGGTCATAGAGACCAAGAAAGTCATCGATACCAAGGAAACAGAGCTTCAGGTGTTGGTGGACACCATCGCCGCCAAGGAGAACGTCAGCCGCTATGCAAAGGCAGCCAAGTTCTCGGTAAGCGATACCAAGACAGCGTACGGCTGGTCGTTGGAACTGAAAAAGCTATGA
- a CDS encoding DUF3343 domain-containing protein gives MKQYIATFYDHWGAVQFRSHAKSQGIACTLKPVPRTLSSSCGTCAWYEGEGWDIGFSPADLEAVFRQEGTHYVKEV, from the coding sequence ATGAAGCAGTACATCGCCACCTTCTACGACCATTGGGGAGCTGTGCAGTTCCGATCCCATGCCAAGTCACAGGGTATAGCCTGCACCCTCAAGCCGGTTCCCCGCACTCTTTCCTCCTCCTGCGGCACCTGTGCCTGGTATGAGGGCGAGGGCTGGGACATTGGTTTTAGCCCTGCAGATTTGGAAGCAGTCTTTAGACAGGAAGGCACGCACTACGTGAAGGAAGTGTAG
- the selD gene encoding selenide, water dikinase SelD, which yields MESVKLTQMVKTSGCAAKLPPKLLHEVLDSIGWMHSPDLVEGFEGSDDACVYRLPIGNNLVMLQTVDFFPPMVDDPYLFGQVAAANALSDIYAMGGEPKVALNLVCFPSCLDLSVLRQILLGGQSKVTESGAVIAGGHTISDPTPKYGLCVTGFAPEDRVWANHGSKPGDVLILTKSLGVGIVNTAVKAGLASKTAQQKAVLSMTTLNKAAYEAARTKDVHAATDITGFSLLGHAQEMATASNVTLLLNAQSIPVIEEALEYASMGLNPEGLYNNREYLQGSVQFQRTLEQELEDILYDPQTSGGLLLSMSKADGLAYSQETGYPIIGEVVENAESPLLVV from the coding sequence ATGGAATCAGTCAAACTCACCCAGATGGTGAAAACCAGCGGCTGTGCGGCCAAATTGCCTCCCAAGCTGTTGCATGAAGTACTGGACAGTATAGGCTGGATGCATAGCCCGGACCTCGTGGAAGGGTTTGAAGGAAGTGACGATGCTTGTGTGTACCGCCTGCCGATAGGCAATAACCTGGTGATGCTGCAGACTGTCGACTTCTTTCCTCCCATGGTCGACGACCCCTACCTGTTTGGTCAGGTAGCGGCTGCAAATGCCCTCAGTGACATCTATGCCATGGGAGGAGAACCAAAGGTTGCACTGAATCTGGTTTGTTTTCCCTCCTGTTTGGACCTCTCTGTTCTTAGACAGATTCTGCTGGGCGGCCAAAGCAAGGTTACAGAGAGCGGGGCTGTTATTGCAGGCGGGCATACGATCAGCGACCCGACTCCCAAGTATGGGCTCTGTGTTACCGGCTTTGCCCCTGAAGACAGGGTCTGGGCAAACCATGGCAGTAAGCCTGGGGATGTGCTCATTCTCACCAAGTCCTTGGGTGTGGGCATTGTCAACACGGCAGTGAAGGCAGGCCTTGCAAGCAAGACAGCCCAACAGAAAGCCGTCTTAAGCATGACTACCCTGAACAAGGCTGCCTATGAGGCTGCTCGAACCAAAGACGTGCATGCTGCCACTGACATTACCGGCTTTTCTCTACTGGGCCATGCTCAGGAAATGGCAACAGCCAGTAACGTCACCCTGCTTCTCAATGCTCAGAGCATCCCTGTGATAGAGGAAGCCTTGGAGTATGCAAGCATGGGCTTGAACCCAGAAGGGCTCTACAACAACCGAGAGTACCTGCAAGGCTCAGTCCAATTCCAAAGAACACTCGAGCAGGAACTGGAGGACATACTCTACGATCCCCAGACCTCCGGAGGATTGCTGTTGAGCATGAGCAAGGCCGATGGCCTGGCTTATAGCCAAGAAACAGGCTATCCGATCATAGGTGAGGTGGTAGAGAATGCAGAATCTCCGTTGTTGGTTGTGTGA
- a CDS encoding ATP-binding protein, translating into MEIKRNTYNRILEWKKQANGTKALLIEGARRIGKSTVVEEIGKNEYKSFIMVDFNKASTKVKDCFNDLNNLDLFFQTLMLEYNQRLYRRESLIIFDEIQKFPKAREAIKYLVADGRYDYIETGSLISIRENVEGITLPSEERKITMHPVDFKEFMMYMGEGILLEYIGDCYRRKVPLEQRFHSKAMHLFKEYLLVGGMPQAIVAFASNGRDFEAADIEKRDILSLYRDDIKKAAKKYSSRVSAVFENIPAYLSTHEKRIVLNELEKDGRFSMYDEPLFWLEDSMMCNLCYKCNDPNVGLALNKNDSYVKCYMGDTGLLTSLAFSENEIADQQLYKEILNDKLSLNEGMLYENAIAQMITAMGRKLYFYTRYSNERHRNDIEIDFLISNERKTNYRINPIEVKSSKNYTSTSLGRFKEVFGRKIEYQMIIHPKNFSVVDDIIRIPPYMLWAAFENFS; encoded by the coding sequence ATGGAAATTAAAAGAAACACATACAACAGAATCCTTGAGTGGAAGAAGCAGGCCAATGGAACGAAAGCTCTCTTAATTGAAGGAGCAAGGAGAATTGGGAAATCTACTGTGGTAGAGGAAATAGGAAAGAATGAATATAAATCCTTCATTATGGTTGATTTCAATAAAGCAAGCACGAAAGTCAAAGATTGTTTTAATGACTTGAATAACCTAGATCTCTTTTTTCAGACTCTTATGCTGGAATACAATCAGCGACTCTACAGAAGAGAATCCTTGATAATTTTTGATGAAATCCAAAAGTTTCCAAAGGCAAGGGAAGCCATTAAATATCTTGTTGCAGACGGAAGATATGATTACATAGAAACTGGCTCACTGATTTCCATTAGGGAGAATGTAGAAGGGATAACCCTGCCTTCGGAAGAAAGAAAGATTACAATGCATCCTGTGGATTTTAAAGAATTCATGATGTATATGGGTGAAGGTATTCTGCTGGAATATATTGGCGACTGCTATAGGAGAAAAGTGCCACTAGAACAGAGATTCCATAGCAAGGCAATGCATCTCTTCAAAGAGTATCTTCTTGTCGGGGGAATGCCGCAGGCTATTGTAGCTTTTGCTTCAAACGGAAGGGATTTTGAGGCTGCTGACATTGAGAAGCGGGATATCCTTTCGCTATATCGCGATGACATCAAAAAAGCGGCCAAAAAATACAGCTCACGAGTATCCGCAGTATTTGAAAACATACCAGCTTATCTTTCAACGCATGAGAAAAGGATTGTTTTGAATGAACTCGAGAAAGATGGTCGTTTTAGTATGTATGATGAGCCTCTGTTCTGGCTGGAAGACTCGATGATGTGCAATCTCTGCTACAAGTGTAATGATCCAAATGTAGGTCTGGCCCTTAACAAGAATGATTCTTATGTGAAGTGTTATATGGGTGACACCGGTTTGCTGACTTCCTTGGCATTCAGTGAAAACGAAATCGCTGACCAGCAATTATATAAAGAAATCCTGAATGATAAGCTTTCCTTGAATGAAGGGATGCTGTATGAAAATGCTATTGCGCAGATGATTACTGCCATGGGAAGGAAACTGTACTTCTACACAAGGTATAGTAATGAAAGGCATCGAAATGACATTGAAATAGATTTTTTGATTTCAAATGAACGAAAAACCAATTACAGGATTAATCCAATAGAGGTTAAATCATCGAAAAATTACACGTCTACATCTTTAGGAAGATTCAAGGAAGTGTTTGGTAGGAAGATTGAGTATCAGATGATCATTCATCCAAAAAATTTCTCGGTAGTTGATGACATCATAAGAATTCCTCCTTATATGCTATGGGCGGCCTTTGAAAACTTTTCTTGA